Genomic segment of Gigantopelta aegis isolate Gae_Host chromosome 10, Gae_host_genome, whole genome shotgun sequence:
ATAATGGTGGTACAACAGGCGGATATCTTTCCATAACCGTTCTTTCTAATACTGAGAATAAGTGTGATGCTTAACCTTTGCACAGgtgtatactgtatatgtacTATGGTTTTCGAGATTACATCAATTGGGTCTTACTAGGCATGTTtatttaaccaatatatatatacatgcacatgtatactGACAAAGTGGACAGGCAACTTGGAAAAAATTAGGTGACCCTGTTTGGTGTTGACTACCTGTACATGTAAGAGATAAATCTAACTCTAACAGTGGATTTGAACTACACATTGACAATTTGTAGAAATTCCGGCCttagtggtatagtggttaagccatcggacaaaaggctggtacatgtacatgtatcagtgtttctgccagaaagaaaatgttttgggAATGGCattatgaaattgaatgcaaccacagtcaacaaggggtatgggaggcctcccccagaaaaaaaCTGGGTTAactttaaggttagggttaacaaaagcatacattaatgataagaataattaattttgtcaaaaggttaacttaaaaaaataaaatctgccaaaaatgTGGgtatacctgttttaccctctggcagaaaccctgtgtgtatacatgtacatactggcTTCATATCCTGGTACCATGTGCTGGGTCACTACTCTGATTTCTctttcactaatcactaactcactgtcctggacagacatcccaaaTAGCAGAGATgtgggcccaggacagtgtgcttgaaccttaattggatataagcatgaaaataagtaaaaGTGAAATGAAATAGGGAAATCACCACTACTTTGAGTTGTAAACATAGATATAATTTACATATAACCAGACTATTGGTTACCTAGATAAAAAATCATGTGACTCACTTCAGgttattaaacatttgaaatattgtcctctaaaatgtatttacctacccacccacccacctacccattTGTGGAGTGCAAGACTACATATGCATGTTACTGGTCACCATACCAGTATAATCTGGTAAAAACAACATCAACCAACCTTTgtgcaaaataaatgaattaacaaTTCTTATGTTAAACTGGGTAATCCAGGGTAAACAGTTTACTTAATGTACGTATCCACCTACATAATAGATTTGGGTTTGATAAATCATAGATAACCGTAAATGTACATGCAATATGATAAGATGAGATTATTGGTGGAGTGGCTGTTGGGGTGCATGTAATTTAGGGACTGTACTGTATGTTCCAAAGGTAAATCCAAACAAAGAGACCTGGGAGGCATGTCctcccttaaagggacataccctactttttaaacattgacgcatatgtttttactattataagtattataaccattgttgataacttaaatcatacttttatTGTTCAGGTTATCagtttctgtacattcgaagtgtttttggtcatcctggtgtttttgatattacaaaatgcatttctcatatttttaaaatgtgtgtctgagaagtaacagttatggagtccagttttggtctatttttagagggtatttcagcatttcaaagtcacagacttgtatttcactcaattgtaactttatctaaatgtgttacaggtttgtagattaactaaacttcgtgttaattttcaacaggttgaaactagggtctgtccctttaaaaacaaaattaaacagcGCTTCTTTAGAACAGTTTGTTTACAATTCTTTGGAAGTGCCCTTTTTAGGAAGTTTTGTCCTTGGTCCCCTTTctgaaatatttcctggatctgccCTTGTGTTCAGTCTCAGGTTGATCACCTGATGTACtgtgggtcataggatcaatccTCCACAGTGGGCCTGTAACATTTTGTCTATTCCCTACCAGTGTACCATGTCTGGTGCATCAAAGTACACTGTGTTGTCCTGGCTGAGGAAGTTAGAGGGGGATAGAGGGGTGACACTGTCAATGCTGCTGTTATCTATGTGTATTTGTGGCATTTAAATGCTGAGGTGAAGTTAAATTGAGgtacatgcatgtatttaaaacaatatgagagcagaaaccctgctcctgtcctggacagaggagttGGCCAAGGTCAGCACCTGttcccaagacaggcgtgcactacaacagcttgctctgaatgtgcatgtaaaagatcccttgttactagtaaaaaaatgtagcaggtttcctctctaagactgtgtcagaatgaccaaatgtttgacatccaatagccgatgattaataaatcaatgtgttctagtgttgtcgttaaacaaaacaaacttcttctattTTGGTGGTTGTGTTTTTGggttgtaggttttttttgtgatttggggtggggggtaatATGTGGGTGTTCTTTTGAGGATTTCTATTTCTGAACTCGCATTatgttcactttgttttgtttttcagcacattatttaaaaatgatttaagTACAGCCGAGGGGTAACGGATCAGACTATGATCATCCCACTGTGTCGGTGAACACATGACTCCACAGATATGACCCTGCCTGCCTGTGCGACTCAGTCTGAAATGATGTGTACTGATCTTCACCCGACCTTTCTCTCGTGTTGCCTGAACATTGTCAGTGATATGTACTCGTGTGCACTGCAGTGACAGAACAACATGTCCGTGTGTGAATGTGTCTACACCAGTCTTCTTGCTTTACATCGGTGTTAACAGCGTGAACAACATGGCAGCTCTGTGAGTGCTACGAGACATCGGCAGCTTAATTACTTGGACCAGCATCGCCATGGAATCAGAGTCGGCGTCGACCAACAGAAGTAAAACAGCTGACTCTTTGGACTGCATAGATATTGTGACACCACTGGCAGAGAACACGTATGTTGATGTTTGATTATTTTTTGTCTTGCTTTTATGAAGTGAAGAGGCAAGACATAGCTATtcagggtttttgccagagggtaaaatgggtatggtgccatacccaaatatttttgcagattgtttctattttaagttaatcttttgatgaaattaattacttattattactttatgattttcttaatcctaaccctaaacttaccctattttctttttgggggagccccccccccccccctttgttgactggttgcatttaattccacagcgccatacccaaaacttCCTTTCTTTCAGAAACACTGCTATTATTTAAATCTTTTCTGGCATTGGCAGCAGCAACATCAATGTCTGTGTTAAAGTTTCATGTTCATGTTTAACATTTAGATAAATTTTACGCAAATTTTAAATTCTAGGtcatgaaacttggtttatagttgcatttaattttttttatggtaggtgagataTTTAATTCTGCGGATATTTAATTGGGGTGAAGAgtacattgtatacatatatgtttatTAAACACCTGTTAAATCTTACtgtagtgataaagacattttcaaaccgtgtaataaatttatcttgCATCGCACATATGATCTTCCCCAGAACTTTCttatggggaattccctttttatttttactggtgTTAGTgccttttttgttttcacttacgttatatgttttacaaatatttatttacgtcatatatgatttacaaattacgtaaCATCTTATTGGAAACTTACAGATTGCTGCAGATTATCAAAGGAGTATTgatcatatatttaagaatgtGTAACTATGTCATACCCATAAATTAAAACACtcttctgtaaaaataaaacaaggtATGTAATATACACAGaaatttaaatttgttgtttcactgtagtgattttaaatatcatattaaccaatatatcttttcgacttggcaatgTGATTGGAATGGTGTGGTTGCAAATAAGCTTTATTAAGTTTACtttggtggcacagtggttaagccatcggactacaggctggtaggtacagggttcgcagccagataccggctccaacccagagcaagttcttaaggaccattgggtaggtgtaagaacactacaccttcttctctctcactaaccactaaccaactaacaactaacccactgtcctggacagacagcccaggacagtgtgcttgaaccttaattggatataagcacgaaaataagttgaaatgaatttatTAAGTAACTTAAGCTAGtcctgtgagtggcagtcctcctataagtggtgcaggaaggatgaggtgGTCTTCTGCCATGCCCGCATCAGGGCCATGTATATATTTGACTCCTTCTTTTGTTTTGGGGAAGTATCAATGTGAACACCaccagtgtacactgactgtgcgccacatttttgTGGAGTAATCATCTAAAGCCCACAAGAAAAGATGTTTGGTGACAGAGTTGTGGTGGAATCTTAAATTCCATCGAgaattaatttttaagtttttaaaacattttggtttctatacaaagttttaaaatatacttaccttgaatttttttttattattgcattGTTCTTTTCTTCACAGgtctttacactgtggttttacataattatattatttttgttttcaatgtatATGATCATTTTGTGTATTTACCTTTCTTaggctgatgtgtatttttgtgctggggtcttgtcaaacattaattcattatttattcattgtcACTTCAGGTGTCCGGGGACATCAGATGCCATTCCTATGGAAAGGCTAAACAGCTCAGCACTCGAGCAAAATGGTGGCAGCCAAGTTAAAAACAACTTATGGGTTCAAATCGAGTCTGAGCCTGTAATCGAATACGAGATGAACTCCTTTGTGAAGGTCTGTTTTTACTagtattgtaatatatacagtGCACCTCTAGGAAagtaaccccccaccccccacccaccccagcgTATTGTTTAGTCagtagttacatgtacatgaggtctagaatttgttttatttctttacttTCATTGTGATAGAAAACATcatttaaagtaacagaccctagtttttaaacaccacagaatattgttttactattggAGCTGTTTTTAGTTCCCTACcggagaggactataggtttcatctccatcctgtctgtccatccgtccatctgtctcaaatatagttttctggatgggttttttagaaagccttgagatattgactttacattttgtgtatagctttaacatgtactgttacagaccaagttttactttcatagcaatttatccatttttgatgaagttatggcccttgaacttaggaggtgtgaacatttgttttccggatggttttttttagaaagctTTGAGATATCGACCTGCAATTGTGTGTATggctttatcgtgtactgtcACCAAgataagtttgactttcatggcgattcaTGCATTTTTGACGGCCGTACAatattgacctgaaattttgtgtatagctttatcatatactgttacatatcaagtttgactttcatggcgattcaTGCATTTTTGACGGCCGTACAatattgacctgaaattttgtgtatagctttatcatatactgttacatatcaagttttactttcatggcgattCATGCATTTTTGACGGCCGTACAatattgacctgaaattttgtgtatagcttatCATATACTACTGATTCATGCATTTTTGACGGCCGTACAatattgacctgaaattttgtgtatagctttatcatatactgttacatatcaagttttactttcatggcgattCATGCATTTTTGACGGCCGTACAatattgacctgaaattttgtgtatagctttatcatatactgttacatatcaagtttgactttcatggcgattcaTGCATTTTTGACGGCCGTACAatattgacctgaaattttgtgtatagctttatcatatactgttacatatcaagttttactttcatggcgattCATGCATTTTTGACAGCCGTACAatattgacctgaaattttgtgtatagctttatcatatactgttacatatcaagttttactttcatggcgattCATGCATTTTTGACGGCCGTACAatattgacctgaaattttgtgtatagctttatcatatactgttacatatcaagttttactttcatggcgattGAGCCATTTGTGACGGAGTTATgatccttgaacttaggagatgtgaattttttttttccagaataACCTTTCACAAAGCCATTGAGCGTGTATAACTTTAagttgtactgttacagatcaagtttgacttttatggtgatttacctatttttgatggagttatggcccttgaacttaggaggtctaaacatttgttttccatacTTTTGTTtggcaatgcctgaagatattgatatgaaatgttgtatatgcctttatcatgtactgtcactgatcaagtttaactttttatggtgatttaccctCTTTTCACAGcagtatggcccttgaatttaggagatgtattgctttagcagtactctcataatgaatgttttatttaaattagaacttacattttattgtttagattattaatttttgtacatccgaagtgtttctggtcttccTGATATTTGTAATACCtcgaaatacatttttcatagttCTAAACATGCACATACCTcagagaagtaatggttatagaGCCAAGCTTTATACTATTTTTACTTGGTATATCCCCGTTTCAACATTAGACTTattttactctattgtaactttatccagatgtgttacaggtttgtagattaatcttaaacttaatgtccattttcacgggttgaaactttAAAGCTGCCGTCTCTAATACAATTTTTTAGTTAATATTCATCtctttagaatagatgatcagCCACTTTAATGTTCTTCTCTGATGTGCTATTCTGCAATGTGTTTTGACTAATCATTAGGCATGCCTTTTGGAACAGTATGTACAGTGGATGGGACAAGCCTATTTTTAGGGGCTTTGTGACAGGACTTTTGTACATAATAAgacaaaaaaagtaaatgttttggacTTTAAATGCTTTAACTCCCCCCAGATGAAGAACAAAGATTTCAGATTTTGTTCCAAGATTAGCTTTTaatagcttttaaaaatatatatatattttcaggttGTGAAGCAAAGACGATTATTACAGAAGCTGGTCTATATGTTTTCGGTTTTCTCCATCATTCTTCTGACACACAGCCTCTTAGAGGCAACATGGTTACTGCCGTACTATTACAGCGTCAGTGCCCCAGTGCTGCTCTTTATTAGGATCATAATGTACTGGTAAGATTTCCACACTTGCATGCTTGCATACTGTAACTAATTCTTGAAAACAATCCATCTCAACCATTGTCCAgcaattgtgaatttttaaaacactggcaaattttattttaatttggcgaaagaatttgaagtattaattgatattttgttacgaAATAGCTGGGCATCTATAAATTTGGAAGTTTAATgtataatttggtgaaattgtcTGCTgatccagagctagccctgcaattGGTATAATATCAAAGTTCATGGTACAGTGGAAACTGGCAAAACCGGATCACCACGGTACCTTTGAATATGTCCGGTTTCGACAGGATCCGGTTTTCAGAAACTTTAGAAACTCATAACACgttagagttacttcccttaatTACATCAGAAAGATTCGGAACATCTCGGCCAATTTCGTTTACACCTTGAAAAGTGCCCGATGTATTCCGAGTAATAACTTTAATAGAATTTATCTATTTGTctataaaaaacacacaaacattgcTTGTGTTCTTTTCATATTCAACACAatattcctctttttttcttcaaaatgtcAGATAGTAGATACTGTCGAAGTGCGATTCAAAAAATTTCAGCTAGTTGCTTCTGGTTTAATTTTGGTACCGATTCGGCAGCCCGTATAAATCCATTTTGGTTTTTAACAAAAGTTCAACTTGCCTATGTTTTGCTTGGGGTCGATGAGACATTTTACAGAGATCAAATTTCTGCGTGCACGTGTGTATCTGTATCTATGAAATAAATGACTaactacatatacatgcattgtAAATCTATGCAGTTGGGTTTTAAATTACAATCTAAATGTGACAATGAGTGTGCTACTTTTAATTTGTGTGTTTGGATATGctaaatgtttaacaagatTTTTTCCAACCTCATAGTGAAGATCTAAAATGCAATTAAGCTTCTGAGGTGCGATAGAGTTGGACAACACCGACTGATACAAATAACACCAATCAAGGTCTAATTAGCCGAAAGCCAGAATGTCTGGTCTGAGCTCGCAATGTTGCGTAACGGGTGAAATAGGGTCACGCTATTTCCGGCCAGGTGGTGAGCtgagtttgttgttattacGGTTTGTCACGGTTATTTAACAAAGAAATTAAGCTTTTGGGGAGGAAAATCGATCCGGTATCCGTAGTACACAGTTTCGCCAGTTTTCACTgtgtatgctgtcctgtctgtgcctAAAATCTAGTAATTCCTGTTCTATTCCCTAAATCGTCTAATCAAGTCAAACTAGCATCAAACTTCCatagtggacccattctctgattttgTTTTCCAGTCTTAACCAGTGCCCCCAACTGGTGCATCAAAAGTCATGGTGTGTCctgtgtgcatataaaagatcccttgctactaatggacaaatttagtgggtttcctctgaagaccatGTGTCCAgatatataaatgtttgacctcaatatgctctagtggtgttaaacaaaaaatttaactttaacacCATTTTATCTTAAAGAGGCTATCCTTAGTAAgctgccattgtaaaatgtttcttaagtctttttaatgactaacaatcacaaattttgttttaaaatatttgacaaatgctgtgtgtttctggttattcttgttttgttagCATTTTCAGAGGAATATTTATGTTAAACAGCAAATTTATGTACATCAAAAACCAGGGTAAATGATTTTTAAGGGGCTGTCATATTGTCATACATTGTTACCGTTGTACATAAGGTTTATATACCATTTGGTTGATCTGATCAGTGTTTCATACAATtgcagttaaagggacattcctgagtttgctgcattgtaagatgtttccgactaataaaatatttctacgattaaacttacatattaaatatattttcttgtttagaatatcagtatctgtatattcaatgtgtaagaagcccaaactggaatttgtcttcaaataatttcgtatgtccgaaaaaaattattttaggaaataaaatgaaatttaacctagtacaaatattagaacgatcagaaacacgtttaatacacagtcactaatattttatgcagaaaaatatatttgatatgtaataacaatcattaaaaagtctttgttagtcgataacatcttaaaaactgcagcaaactcaggaatgtccctttaaggctgtgGAAATAAGACCGCACGTTGAACATTTAATTAATGGTAAACATAGTAGTGTTAAAGAATACTCAACTAGCTAcgaggcaataccgtttatcttgcacaagTGAATTGATGTTTTCCTTGCCAAGTATTGCCGAGTAGCGAGTTggatattctatttattactcaatttcaatatttatcattttatggaagattttcacATAATTAAccgcctatagtgaagcactgtttatgacatgacttgcaccatggaaactattcatacacataattaacagcctatagtgaagcactgtttatgacatgacttgTACTATGGAAACTATTCATACACATAATTAACagcctatagtgaagcactgtttatgacatgacttgtaccatggaaactattcatacacataattaacagcctacagtgaagcactgtttatgacatgacttgcaccatggaaactattcatACACATAATTAACAGCCTATAGTGAAgtactgtttatgacatgacttgcaccatggaaactattcatacacataattaacagcctatagtgaagcactgtttatgacatgacttgcaccatggaaactattcatACACATAATTAACAGCCTATTtagaagcactgtttatgacatgacttgcaccatggaaactattcatacacataattaacagcctatagtgaagcactgtttatgacatgacttgTACTATGGACACTATTCATACACATAATTAACagcctatagtgaagcactgtttatgacatgacttgTACTATGGACACTATTCATACACATAATTAACagcctatagtgaagcactgtttatgacatgacttgTACTATGGAGACTATTCATACACATAATTAACagcctatagtgaagcactgtttatgacatgacttgTACTATGGAGACTATTCATACACATAATTAACagcctatagtgaagcactgtttatgacatgacttgTACTATGGAGACTATTCATACACATAATTAACagcctatagtgaagcactgtttatgacatgacttgTACTATGGAGACTATTCATACACATAATTAACagcctatagtgaagcactgtttatgacatgacttgTACTATGGAGACTATTCATACACATAATTAACagcctatagtgaagcactgtttatgacatgacttgCACCATGGAGACTATTCATACACATAATTAACagcctatagtgaagcactgtttatgacatgacttgTACTATGGACACTATTCATACACATAATTAAccgcctatagtgaagcactgtttatgacatgacttgTACTATGGACACTATTCATACACATAATTAACagcctatagtgaagcactgtttatgacatgacttgTACTATGGACACTATTCATACACATAATTAACagcctatagtgaagcactgtttatgacatgtcTTGTACTATGGACACTATTCATACACATAATTAACagcctatagtgaagcactgtttatgacatgacttgTACTATGGAGACTATTCATACACATAATTAACagcctatagtgaagcactgtttatgacatgacttgTACTATGGAGACTATTCATACACATAATTAAccgcctatagtgaagcactgtttatgacatgacttgcaccatggaaactattcatACACATAATTAACAGCCTATTtagaagcactgtttatgatgttaaaacgtatctaggggaagaaattatgtttttctttccctagggaaagatcACTTTTCTCtccccacttctctctgcccatatgggtaataatagtATTTCTTTAACagcatacattttgtatttgaattATATAGTCAAGATATACGAGTAAGCTTTCTCAAGGCAGCAGCTGCAACTTTTGCATATCTTAGTTTTGCATTCaagtttaaaatcaatttctttCAAACTATAAGTAATAGGTTgatgaaacttggtttaaagTTGTACCTCAACACAGTGCAccaaatatgtttatagtagACAAGACATTTAATGCCGCtgaattgttgtatttttcagtaattacaAATGGCAGTACTTTCTACTGGAGTTTTGTTATGTTGGACTTGTCATGCTTTACATGTTCATTTGGTAAGtatgtttaatttttagatgACCAACGTAATTAGCGAGTTCATTCATTTTCTAATGATTCTGTGATATGATATACGGTAGTGTATAAACCTAGGTTTGtacaggcattgaaataagtcCAGAACGGTTGTTCAGGTTAGCAGTAGGTTACCACTTTTGACGTATGTCATTCTAGTGTTGTTTTgtacctggcctggtgcttataaaaccttttacAGTCTTAGACTCGacactctaatagagtctgagacactaatgtcatgacaacgctaTACAAATTGTCTGCGTATGATGTCTGGATTGAGTCTGGGCTCTAAAGGTTTAATAAGCATGGTCACAGGACTAGTCCAGTCAAAATAAGGTTTGACCaagaacaaattgcaacagaaattattttattgcaagtGTTCCCTGAACAACATATCAAAAATGTACAtcgatgtacatgtacatgtaggtaggggaaatatgataatttgcataatttcaaaatggccgccataaaatatgtatattcaaACATAATGGCAAACTTTTCTTAACATTCAGTGGACAAATGCCTGGAAATAGACAGTGAAAACAATGATATGAATGAAGGAATTTTCTGGTAATAATAATGGAAACATAAATATTGTATCCTAACTTATGGATTGCCAGGTCTGTGTTTTGTGGTAAtctgtacatgggttaccagcCACATTGCTTATTTTGATCATAATATTGATTGTTGTAAATGTTCACTAATggaactaattttttttttttttttttataaattgctgtatttaatttaaattgctcttagaataaaatatgtttctttaCAGGGcgtcatgaagtggcgacagcgggtttcctctctcaatatctgtgtggtccttaaccatatgtctgatgccatatagccgtaaataaaatgtgttgagtgcattgttaaataaaacatttccttcttcttctttacagGGCCTTGCCATATTCCCCCCGATTTTTTGCAGTTGTGTTTTCTCTGTCCAACGGCCCACTGCTGTGGGGAATGGGAATCTACCAGAACTCATTTGTTTTCCATAATATCGAGAAGGTGACCTCCGTCTTCATCCACTTCTT
This window contains:
- the LOC121384056 gene encoding glycerophosphocholine acyltransferase 1-like translates to MESESASTNRSKTADSLDCIDIVTPLAENTCPGTSDAIPMERLNSSALEQNGGSQVKNNLWVQIESEPVIEYEMNSFVKVVKQRRLLQKLVYMFSVFSIILLTHSLLEATWLLPYYYSVSAPVLLFIRIIMYCNYKWQYFLLEFCYVGLVMLYMFIWALPYSPRFFAVVFSLSNGPLLWGMGIYQNSFVFHNIEKVTSVFIHFFPAILCFVIRWYPVQTSRKWYVPFLSRDWEMSLVWLVVIPVGCVGLHNCVYNVIVHMLLKPSEDHITSFKFFIARKESDMIVKAFNIFGTRWRIFVYNFLHVLVCGVSMFASLLWYNYFIAHCVFLSSMFTLTIYNGANYYMDVFSVRGFESVHRG